One part of the Mycobacterium marinum genome encodes these proteins:
- a CDS encoding acyl-CoA synthetase: MLLASLNPAAVSADDIADAVRIDGVDLSRSDLLGAATAVAERIAGAHRVAVLATPTVSTVLAVTGCLIAGVPVVPVPADVGVAERRHMLTDSGAVAWLGPAPAQDAEPDGLPQIPVRLHARSWHRYPEPPPDSVAMVIYTSGTTGLPKGVQLSRRAIAADLDALAQAWQWNAEDVLVHGLPLYHVHGLVLGLLGSLRVGNRFVHTGKPTAAGYAQAGGTLYFGVPTVWSRVAADRAAAEALRPARLLVSGSAALPVPVFDQLVHLAGHRPIERYGSSESLITLSTRADGERRAGWVGLPLAGVQTRLVDDHGKPVPHDGETVGKLQVRGSTLFDGYLNRPEATAEAFDADGWYRTGDVAVVDDGGMHRIVGRESVDLIKSGGYRIGAGEIETVLLGHPEVQEAAVVGLPDEDLGQRIVAYIVGSDRIDPDVLIDFVAQQLSVHKRPREVRIVESLPRNALGKVLKKQLLAEG; this comes from the coding sequence GTGCTGCTGGCCTCACTGAACCCCGCCGCCGTATCGGCTGACGACATCGCCGACGCGGTTCGTATCGACGGCGTCGACCTCAGCCGCAGCGATCTGCTTGGTGCCGCAACGGCGGTGGCGGAGCGTATCGCTGGCGCGCATCGGGTTGCCGTACTGGCAACGCCCACCGTATCGACGGTGCTGGCGGTCACCGGATGCTTGATCGCCGGGGTGCCCGTGGTCCCGGTGCCGGCCGATGTCGGTGTGGCCGAACGCCGCCACATGCTGACCGACTCCGGCGCCGTGGCCTGGCTGGGCCCGGCGCCCGCCCAGGACGCGGAGCCCGACGGACTGCCGCAGATACCGGTGCGTCTGCACGCACGATCATGGCACCGCTACCCCGAGCCGCCGCCGGATTCGGTTGCGATGGTGATCTACACCTCGGGCACCACGGGGCTGCCCAAGGGCGTGCAGCTGAGCCGGCGGGCGATTGCAGCCGACTTGGACGCGCTGGCCCAGGCCTGGCAATGGAATGCAGAAGACGTCTTGGTGCATGGCTTGCCGCTCTACCATGTGCACGGTCTGGTACTCGGCTTGCTGGGATCGCTGCGAGTTGGAAATCGCTTCGTGCACACCGGAAAGCCGACGGCGGCGGGATATGCGCAAGCAGGCGGAACCCTGTATTTCGGGGTGCCCACGGTGTGGTCACGGGTGGCTGCGGACCGGGCGGCCGCCGAGGCGCTGCGGCCGGCTCGGCTATTGGTTTCTGGCAGCGCGGCCTTACCTGTCCCGGTGTTCGATCAGCTGGTGCACCTCGCCGGGCACCGCCCTATCGAGCGCTATGGGTCTTCGGAATCGCTGATCACCCTGTCTACCCGGGCTGACGGCGAGCGCCGCGCGGGCTGGGTGGGCCTGCCGCTGGCCGGAGTGCAGACCCGGCTGGTCGATGATCACGGCAAACCGGTCCCGCATGACGGGGAAACCGTTGGAAAGCTGCAGGTTCGGGGCTCGACACTGTTCGATGGCTACCTGAATCGGCCGGAGGCCACGGCTGAGGCATTCGATGCCGACGGCTGGTATCGCACCGGCGACGTTGCGGTCGTTGACGACGGTGGCATGCATCGCATCGTCGGCCGTGAGTCGGTTGATTTGATCAAGTCTGGTGGCTACCGTATCGGCGCCGGGGAGATCGAGACGGTGCTACTGGGGCATCCGGAGGTTCAAGAGGCAGCTGTCGTCGGATTGCCTGACGAGGATTTGGGCCAGCGCATCGTGGCCTACATCGTGGGTTCGGACCGCATCGATCCCGACGTATTGATCGATTTTGTCGCGCAACAGCTTTCGGTCCACAAACGGCCACGCGAGGTGCGGATTGTGGAGTCGTTGCCGCGCAACGCGCTGGGCAAGGTGCTCAAGAAGCAGCTGTTGGCAGAGGGCTGA
- a CDS encoding PE family protein, with translation MSSVTARPEALAAAAGTLGSIGAALSAGNAAAAAPMTGVLPPAADEVSALLATQFATHAAMYQMVSAKAAAIHEHFAATLATSAASYVSTETANAVASQ, from the coding sequence GTGTCTTCTGTTACGGCTCGACCCGAAGCGTTGGCTGCAGCGGCAGGCACCCTGGGGTCTATCGGAGCGGCATTGAGCGCCGGGAATGCCGCCGCCGCCGCTCCAATGACCGGGGTGTTGCCGCCGGCCGCCGATGAGGTTTCCGCACTGCTTGCGACGCAGTTTGCGACGCATGCGGCGATGTACCAGATGGTGAGCGCGAAGGCGGCCGCGATTCACGAGCATTTCGCGGCCACGTTGGCGACCAGTGCCGCCTCGTACGTGAGCACCGAAACCGCCAACGCCGTGGCATCTCAATAG
- a CDS encoding esterase/lipase family protein has product MGLYLSDIPRAVAEYGQLVSLFPLQKALPVGDGHPVLVLPGLLAGDGSTWTLRWLLGRLGYRAYGWRLGLNIGPTSKVVDGMSARLEALHTRYNTPVSLVGWSLGGIFARNLARRHPEAVRQVITLGSPFRMQDESQSRAARHFRIFQRLHAERHELPLPAEAEPLPVPSTAIYSRYDGMVAWQTCLDTPSERAENIAVLSSHIGYGHHPAAVWAIADRLAQPVDTWAPFRPPTVLRPLFPRPHTLHAAS; this is encoded by the coding sequence ATGGGGCTCTATCTCAGCGACATACCCCGCGCGGTGGCCGAGTACGGGCAGCTGGTTTCGCTGTTCCCACTGCAGAAGGCGTTGCCGGTCGGTGACGGGCACCCGGTCTTGGTGTTGCCCGGCTTGTTGGCCGGTGACGGCTCCACCTGGACACTGCGGTGGCTGCTGGGCCGCCTCGGTTACCGGGCGTATGGCTGGCGGCTGGGCCTCAACATCGGCCCAACCAGCAAGGTTGTGGACGGGATGAGCGCGCGCCTGGAGGCGCTGCACACCCGTTACAACACACCCGTCAGCCTGGTCGGTTGGAGTCTGGGCGGGATCTTCGCGCGCAACCTGGCGCGGCGTCACCCCGAGGCGGTACGTCAGGTGATCACCCTTGGCAGCCCGTTCCGGATGCAAGACGAATCCCAATCTCGGGCCGCGCGGCACTTCAGGATCTTCCAGCGCCTGCACGCCGAGCGACACGAGTTGCCGTTGCCGGCCGAAGCCGAACCGCTTCCGGTGCCCAGCACCGCGATCTATTCGCGCTACGACGGCATGGTCGCCTGGCAGACCTGCCTCGACACGCCGTCGGAACGCGCGGAAAACATCGCCGTGCTGAGCAGCCACATCGGCTACGGTCATCACCCGGCCGCGGTCTGGGCCATCGCGGATCGGTTGGCCCAGCCGGTGGATACCTGGGCCCCGTTCCGGCCCCCGACGGTGTTGCGGCCGCTGTTTCCCCGACCACATACTCTGCACGCCGCGAGCTAG
- a CDS encoding PPE family protein, translating into MDFGSLPPEINSAKMYAGAGSGSILVAAEAWDSVAVDLYSAASSCQSVIWGLAFGQWVGASASLMGAAAAPYVAWLGATATQAELAANQARGAAVAYESAFAATVPPALILENRLQLVTLIATNIFGQNTPAIATTEAEYGEMWAQDAAAMYGYAGSAAMVAETLTPFEEAPEVANAGGLVNQTAAVGQAIDSAAAGQLMSNVPQALQQLAAPAPQGASTATAPKSLLQSVTSSFSLSNLSTIVGMENTHLSMANSGASIFKTMGDSVKGFIPSASKAAETAVEHAARNAVSMVGGGGPAGIGGWAPQGGAGQALSVGGLKVPQAWAEANQSVVPAARALPISPVTGAVEGAHGAPLPGMPFGQLAGNGGNGVSGVLRVTPKAYVMPRPPAAG; encoded by the coding sequence ATGGATTTCGGTTCGCTACCACCGGAGATCAATTCCGCCAAGATGTACGCCGGTGCGGGTTCGGGCTCGATCCTGGTCGCCGCTGAGGCGTGGGACAGCGTGGCCGTCGATCTGTACAGCGCCGCGTCCTCCTGCCAATCGGTGATCTGGGGGCTGGCGTTCGGGCAGTGGGTGGGCGCGTCGGCAAGTTTGATGGGGGCCGCCGCCGCGCCATATGTCGCGTGGCTCGGTGCCACCGCCACGCAGGCCGAACTCGCGGCCAACCAGGCCAGGGGAGCGGCGGTGGCCTACGAGTCCGCGTTCGCGGCCACGGTGCCCCCGGCGTTGATCCTCGAAAACCGCCTTCAATTGGTCACGCTGATTGCAACCAATATCTTCGGCCAGAACACCCCGGCGATCGCGACTACCGAGGCTGAGTACGGCGAGATGTGGGCCCAGGACGCCGCCGCGATGTATGGCTACGCGGGTTCGGCCGCGATGGTAGCCGAGACGCTGACGCCGTTTGAAGAGGCTCCGGAAGTCGCCAACGCTGGTGGGCTCGTCAACCAGACCGCCGCCGTCGGTCAGGCCATCGATTCCGCCGCGGCTGGCCAGCTGATGTCCAACGTTCCCCAAGCCCTGCAACAGCTCGCCGCGCCTGCTCCGCAAGGGGCGTCGACCGCGACCGCACCGAAGTCGCTGCTTCAAAGCGTTACTTCGAGCTTTTCCTTGTCGAACCTCAGCACCATCGTGGGGATGGAAAACACCCACTTGTCGATGGCGAACTCAGGCGCATCGATCTTCAAGACCATGGGCGATAGCGTCAAGGGTTTCATTCCTTCGGCTAGCAAGGCTGCCGAAACCGCGGTCGAACACGCGGCTAGGAACGCGGTGTCGATGGTTGGCGGGGGAGGTCCCGCGGGGATCGGGGGTTGGGCGCCACAGGGCGGCGCAGGCCAGGCGCTGTCGGTTGGCGGACTGAAGGTGCCGCAGGCATGGGCCGAAGCAAACCAGTCGGTTGTCCCGGCGGCCCGGGCGTTGCCGATCTCGCCGGTAACCGGTGCTGTTGAGGGCGCTCACGGGGCCCCGCTGCCCGGCATGCCATTTGGGCAGCTGGCCGGCAACGGGGGCAACGGCGTTAGCGGTGTGCTGCGAGTCACGCCCAAGGCCTATGTGATGCCACGCCCTCCAGCCGCGGGATAG
- a CDS encoding PucR family transcriptional regulator, with the protein MPWQRPSSRIRELIREGARRALNAGPEWIEELDRETVSANPTIANDPVLAKVVKRANRANLVHWAAANVRHPGAPVPANLGGEPLRMARDLVRRGLETLTLDIYRIGQYIAWRLWINIAFDLTSDPQELRELLDVSAKSVNEFIEATLAGIAAQVQLEHDELTRGNHADRLEVVGHLLEGAPISRERAETRLGYSLIRAHTAAIIWSDDFDGDHSNLDRAADAFCHAVGSSQDLTVVANAATRWVWLAEATNLDIDTIEQAVDNASDARIAIGTKASGIEGFRRSHLEALTTQRTLARLKSDQRVAFFSDVQIVALITQNPQAADEFITSTLGELESAAPELQATLLMFINEQCNASRAAKRLYTHRNTLLRRIEAAQRLLPRPLAHTSVHVAVALEALQWRGDNIAKLPTPTSQDDEVSA; encoded by the coding sequence GTGCCCTGGCAACGACCCTCGTCCCGGATACGCGAACTTATCCGGGAGGGAGCCCGCAGGGCACTCAACGCCGGACCGGAATGGATCGAAGAACTGGACCGGGAAACGGTATCGGCCAACCCGACCATCGCCAACGATCCGGTGCTGGCAAAGGTGGTCAAACGAGCCAACCGCGCCAATCTGGTGCACTGGGCGGCGGCCAACGTGCGTCATCCCGGCGCACCGGTGCCGGCCAATCTCGGCGGGGAGCCGTTGCGTATGGCCCGCGATCTAGTGCGTCGCGGGCTGGAGACCCTGACGCTGGACATATATCGGATCGGCCAATACATCGCCTGGCGGCTCTGGATCAACATCGCTTTCGATCTCACTTCCGATCCGCAGGAACTGCGCGAGCTGCTCGACGTTTCCGCCAAGTCCGTCAATGAGTTCATCGAGGCCACGCTGGCCGGCATCGCCGCACAAGTGCAACTAGAACACGACGAGCTGACCCGCGGTAACCATGCCGACCGCCTGGAAGTGGTGGGTCACCTGCTAGAAGGCGCCCCAATCAGCCGCGAGCGCGCCGAGACACGGTTGGGCTACTCCCTTATTCGAGCCCACACCGCCGCCATCATCTGGAGCGACGACTTCGACGGCGACCACAGCAATCTGGATAGAGCTGCCGACGCGTTTTGTCACGCCGTGGGATCGTCGCAAGATCTGACCGTGGTCGCCAACGCGGCTACCCGTTGGGTGTGGTTGGCCGAGGCCACCAACCTCGACATCGATACGATCGAGCAGGCGGTGGACAACGCATCGGATGCCCGAATTGCCATCGGCACCAAGGCAAGTGGAATCGAGGGCTTTCGGCGCAGCCACCTCGAGGCGCTCACCACACAACGCACCCTGGCGCGACTGAAATCCGACCAACGGGTGGCCTTTTTCTCGGACGTCCAGATCGTCGCCCTGATCACCCAAAATCCGCAAGCCGCTGACGAATTCATCACGAGCACGCTCGGTGAACTGGAATCGGCGGCTCCCGAACTTCAGGCCACGTTGCTGATGTTCATCAACGAGCAATGCAACGCTTCCCGCGCCGCAAAGCGCCTCTACACCCACCGCAACACGCTATTGCGCAGAATTGAAGCCGCACAACGACTCTTGCCGCGACCGCTGGCCCATACCTCCGTCCACGTCGCTGTCGCTCTGGAAGCACTGCAGTGGCGTGGCGACAACATCGCCAAGCTCCCCACCCCCACCAGCCAAGACGACGAAGTGTCGGCCTAG